In the Colletotrichum higginsianum IMI 349063 chromosome 7 map unlocalized unitig_7, whole genome shotgun sequence genome, one interval contains:
- a CDS encoding Acetyltransferase, with protein sequence MVPWRIEPCTLADVPALARNNMSAFWTDPNWILLWPKDIRLDFLIEQVTERMPNSLLGNRATLRHQKAVDPETGAVVGYARWELPAGYEGAAAWADSQIADVSEEQRKTFKERSDAAWWKPRLMNGIDDCVPEKDRVLAEKPYISEWPSSVGETGLDTHLIAFHGPGPPFGDPKGRLDYLAVHPENKGKGVATALVENGVRLAEETGVDVFILAFPAGLNVYKRLGFKEIHRGYQDDIKYGGEGYWVTLLTYEVSKTSS encoded by the exons ATGGTACCCTGGAGAATCGAACCCTGCACGCTTGCCGACGTTCCGGCGCTGGCACGCAACAACATGAGCGCCTTCTGGACGGACCCGAACTGGATCCTCCTCTGGCCCAAGGACATCAGGCTCGACTTTTTGATCGAGCAGGTGACGGAGCGCATGCCCAACAGCCTCCTCGGCAACCGCGCGACCCTGCGCCACCAAAAGGCCGTCGATCCGGAGacgggcgccgtcgtcggctacGCACGCTGGGAACTTCCTGCAGGTTACGAGGGGGCTGCCGCATGGGCCGATTCGCAGATCGCGGACGTGAGCGAGGAGCAGCGAAAGACGTTCAAGGAGAGGTCGGACGCGGCGTGGTGGAAGCCGCGTCTCATGAACGGAATCGATGACTGCGTGCCGGAGAAGGATCGCGTCCTGGCCGAGAAGCCGTACATCAGTGAGTGGCCGTCATCAGTGGGCGAAACCGGGCTGGACACGCATCTCATCGCCTTCCACGGGCCCGGACCCCCCTTCGGAGACCCCAAGGGTC GTCTCGACTACCTCGCCGTCCACCCCGAGAACAAGGGCAAAGGGGTCGCGACGGCACTCGTCGAAAACGGCGTGAGGCTggcggaggagacgggcgtcgacgtcttcaTCCTGGCCTTCCCCGCCGGCTTGAACGTCTACAAGAGACTGGGCTTTAAGGAGATCCATCGCGGGTACCAGGACGATATCAAGTACGGAGGCGAGGGGTACTGGGTGACCCTGCTGACGTACGAGGTGAGCAAGACGAGTTCCTGA
- a CDS encoding Nonspecific lipid-transfer protein, protein MAPRQKREKAPCYVLGVGMTKFIKPRGKVDYTELGFEAGVKAMLDAQINYDDVEQGVACYCYGDSTCGQRVFYQFGMTGIPIYNVNNNCSTGSTGLAMARSFVSSGAADCVLVVGFEKMMPGSLQSFFNDRENPTGTTIKMMADTRGITNAPGAAQMFGNAGREYMEKYGARAEDFAEIARVNHEHSTKNPYSQFQDVYTRDQILQAPEIFAPLTKLQCCPTSDGGAAAVLVSQAFLDERPHLRDQAVLIAGQCLATDAPSLFSRSAIDLMGFEMTQTAVRTAMAEARLTPRDVQVVELHDCFSANEMIVLDALGLAEPGKAHELVRRGDITYGGKYVVNPSGGLISKGHPLGATGIAQCAELVWHLRGWANNRAVPATTAALQHNLGLGGAVVVTVYRRADGKEAPRLDSATIGKLNKLGYNPAVEAKGFTAQQAAAVRSRTKTSEWALQDTEEKVEARF, encoded by the exons ATGGCGCCCCGGCAGAAACGCGAAAAGGCGCCTTGCTACgtgctcggcgtcggcatgACCAAGTTCATCAAGCCGCGCGGCAAGGTCGACTACACGGAGCTGGgcttcgaggccggcgtcaagGCCATGCTCGACGCCCAGATCAACtacgacgacgtcgagcagggcgtcGCCTGCTACTGCTACGGCGACAGTACCTGCGGCCAGCGCGTCTTTTACCAGTTCGGCATGACGGGCATCCCCATCTACAACGTCAACAACAACTGCTCCACGGGCTCCACGGGCCTCGCCATGGCCCGGAGCTTCGTCTcgtccggcgccgccgactgcgtcctcgtcgtcggcttcgagaagatgatgcccGGCTCGCTGCAGAGCTTCTTCAACGACCGCGAGAACCCGACCGGCACCACCATCAAGATGATGGCCGACACGAGGGGCATCACCAAcgcccccggcgccgcccagaTGTTTGGCAACGCCGGCAGGGAGTACATGGAGAA GTACGGCGCCAGGGCCGAGGACTTTGCCGAGATCGCCCGCGTCAACCACGAGCACTCGACAAAGAACCCCTACTCGCAGTTCCAGGACGTCTACACGCGCGACCAGATCCTCCAGGCCCCCGAGATCTTCGCGCCCCTCACCAAGCTGCAGTGCTGCCCGACctcggacggcggcgccgctgccgtgCTCGTCTCCCAggccttcctcgacgagcggCCCCACCTCCGGGACCAGgccgtcctcatcgccggccaGTGCCTCGCCACCGACGCGCCCTCGCTCTTCTCCCGCTCCGCCATCGACCTCATGGGCTTCGAGATGACCCAGACCGCCGTCCGCaccgccatggccgaggcccGCCTCACCCCGCGGGacgtccaggtcgtcgagtTGCACGACTGCTTCTCCGCCAACGAGATgatcgtcctcgacgccctcggcctcgccgagccgGGCAAGGCTCACGAGCTGGTCCGTCGCGGCGACATCACCTACGGCGGCAAGTACGTCGTCAACCCCTCGGGCGGCCTCATCTCCAAGGGCCACCCGCTCGGCGCCACGGGCATCGCCCAGTGCGCCGAGCTGGTCTGGCACCTGCGCGGCTGGGCCAACAACCGCGCCGTCCCGGCCACCACGGCCGCCCTGCAGCACAacctgggcctcggcggcgccgtcgtcgtcacggTGTACCGCCGtgccgacggcaaggaggCGCCCAGGCTCGACTCGGCTACCATCGGCAAGCTCAATAAGCTCGGCTATAacccggccgtcgaggccaaggggttcacggcgcagcaggcggcggccgtgagGAGCCGCACCAAGACGAGCGAATGGGCGTTGCAGGACACGGAGGAGAAGGTTGAGGCGCGGTTCTGA
- a CDS encoding Kynurenine 3-monooxygenase — translation MSTNHDDIAIIGGGIAGMALAISLATHGIRATIYESRDETPLPHHAGGGMMLCPNALRILDSWGLYRPLLDKAYSFDYVYYKNREEITVDRYPLGGAAAFGYDAVRIFRQELVEMLATACRERGVVIEYGKRFVRVVEEKGETNDNSNDNDDNDRDGSGGVEFEFRDGSRRRAGLLVGADGIHSHMRSSYVAPDAAPKFVGLAALTYAVPTAQLRIPMNKDYRFPVSVASGNGVFVLAPQGADGGEMLAGTQVPFDAGRAALGREALLADTETLKARLRRDEGEWPDVVQSALEAIRDETMNVWPFFMLPALGRWASEKGRVLVLGDAAHAIPPTTGQGASMALEDAATLALVVKRTRESRGRIGWREAVGFWQGIRRERLAQLVVLTQMLNNKRLPSDKMAALPREEVWFEESEDQMKWLYVPEIEDRIEAWVKEKTQ, via the coding sequence ATGTCCACCAACCACGATGACATCGCCATCATTGGCGGCGGAATCGCAGGCATGGCCCTCGCCATATCGCTCGCGACTCACGGCATCCGGGCCACAATCTACGAGTCGCGCGACGAGACGCCTCTCCCCCaccacgccggcggcggcatgatGCTCTGCCCCAACGCTCTGCGCATCCTCGACTCCTGGGGCCTTTACCGACcgctcctcgacaaggcctaCAGCTTCGACTACGTCTATTACAAGAACCGCGAAGAAATCACCGTCGACCGCTAccccctcggcggcgccgcggccttcGGCTACGACGCCGTGCGCATCTTCCGCCAGGAGCTGGTCGAGATGCTCGCCACCGCGTGTCGCGAGCGTGGGGTCGTGATTGAGTACGGCAAGCGGTTCGTGCGCGTCGTcgaagagaaaggggagaCGAACGATAATAGCAatgacaacgacgacaatgaCAGGGACGGGTCTGGCGGGGTAGAGTTTGAGTTCCGGGACGGGAGCAGGCGGAGGGCGGGgctgctcgtcggcgccgatgggATCCACTCCCACATGCGGAGCAGCTACGTCGCGCCGGATGCGGCGCCCAAGTTCGTCGGGCTCGCGGCGCTGACGTATgcggtgccgacggcgcaGCTCCGCATACCGATGAACAAGGACTACCGCTTCCCCGTCAGCGTGGCgagcggcaacggcgtctTCGTGCTGGCCCCTCAGGGGGCCGATGGCGGGGAGATGCTGGCGGGCACGCAGGTGCCGTTCGATgcggggcgggcggcgctgGGACGCGAGGCGCTGCTGGCGGACACGGAGACGCTGAAGGCGCGGCTGAGGCGGGACGAAGGGGAGTGGCCCGACGTGGTGCAGTCCGCGCTTGAGGCGATCCGGGACGAGACGATGAACGTCTGGCCGTTCTTCATGCTGCCGGCGCTCGGACGGTGGGCGTCGGAGAAGGGGCgggtgctggtgctgggggACGCGGCGCACGCGATCCCACCGACAACGGGGCAGGGGGCGTCGATGGCACTCGAGGACgcggcgacgctggcgctcgtcgtcaagaggacgagggagagCCGGGGCCGGATCGGGTGGCGGGAGGCGGTCGGGTTCTGGCAGGGCATCCGGCGGGAGAGGCTGGCGCAGCTGGTGGTGCTGACCCAGATGTTGAACAATAAGCGGCTGCCGAGCGACAAGATGGCAGCGCTGCCGAGGGAGGAGGTCTGGTTCGAGGAGAGCGAAGACCAGATGAAGTGGCTGTACGTACCCGAGATCGAGGACCGGATCGAGGCGTGGGTGAAGGAAAAGACGCAGTAA
- a CDS encoding Nad-dependent epimerase dehydratase: MHVLILGATGRNGALVLAEALERDHTVTALVRDPSAAALAPHPNLTLVKGSPLSLPDLRAAMRTPPGDGPDAVVVALNARRVSDSPFAALHPDTPAALVHDSVRNALEAMRDDDGTLPRARKLVINSMQGAGASNPSLVLPLRVLFNHSSMRHTLDDHNAVDALVRGDRGDGVDWVLVRPPMLTEGESLPVKVYGDDGSGVSWVPRITRRSVAKFMVDAIEKDEWNRGAPVITN; encoded by the coding sequence ATGCACGTACTCATCCTCGGCGCAACAGGCCGcaacggcgccctcgtcctcgccgaagCCCTGGAGCGGGACCACACCGTcaccgccctcgtccgcgaCCCCTCCGCCGCGGCCCTCGCCCCTCACCCGAACCTCACCCTCGTAAAGGGCagccccctctccctccccgacCTCCGCGCGGCGATGCGAACCCCTCCCGGCGACGGCccggacgccgtcgtcgtggccctCAACGCCCGGCGCGTCTCCGACTCCCCTTTCGCCGCCCTCCACCCGGACACCCCCGCCGCTCTCGTCCACGATTCGGTCCGGaacgccctcgaggccatgcgggacgacgacggcacgcTGCCCCGGGCCCGGAAGCTCGTCATCAACAGCAtgcagggcgccggcgcaagCAACCCTAGCCTCGTCCTCCCGCTCCGCGTGCTCTTCAACCACAGCAGCATGAGGCACACCCTAGACGACCACAATGCCGTTGACGCGCTCGTCAGGGGCGACCGGGGCGACGGCGTAGACTGGGTGCTGGTCCGGCCGCCCATGCTCACCGAGGGCGAGTCACTGCCGGTCAAGGTTtacggcgacgatggcagCGGGGTAAGCTGGGTGCCCAGGATCACGCGGCGGAGCGTGGCCAAATTCATGGTGGACGCcatcgagaaggacgagTGGAACCGCGGGGCTCCGGTCATCACCAACTGA